DNA from Denticeps clupeoides chromosome 7, fDenClu1.1, whole genome shotgun sequence:
taaagaaacacattgaatgagaaggtgtgtccaaacttttggcatgtactgtatgttcatttttgtttcttctgTAATACCATCTTGACTTTGTTCTAATGTATTGTTTGTTGCATTTCCAGCTTTTAAATGATTCGTAGTGTATTAATTTTGTTAGTAATTTTGATGGCGTGAATGACAATGCTTCGAGGCTGGTGACCTGGCTGCCAAACTTCAGCAAAGATCTATTCTGATAGTGTAGAAACGTATTTTGTCAACTTCATCACTAAATCATCACAAGTGATCACTGATAAtcctttctggatgcactgatCAGAGCTAATTAGTGTGTGCAGACTGAATAGCCTATATGCAtacataaatgcacacatatctaaaaaatatccaaaaaacaccacacaagACAATCGCCAGTATCATATGTGGACTGTCCTGCCTAGGCGTTAAGGCTTTGATATACTCTGTCAAGGTAATTACGACAGCATCTTAAAGGgcaaacattattaataattgttatgtcctggtctaggtcaggaacgtgaacaatcaTGCCCAGTTTTGTAAACCGATGGAATTGAGCGTGAGCTGCCAATACACATGCAGTATTTTGCATTCCACTGAATGACAGACCAGAAGGGAAAGAAAACGTGACTCCTTATCTCGAAGTGTGCCAGTGGTTCAGGTTGAAATAGAGGGTGTGTAGCTCCATACCTGAAGTTCCAGACAAACTAGCTATCTGGTCAAAAAGGTCATGTTACAAATCACTGCCAAACATTTAGACACCCATGCAACACCTTGGTTTTTGATCATTTGACCAACTTTCACATTCCCCCCACCTCGACGTGCAGTGCAACAGATACATTCAGAAGAAGGAAGTGCTCATAGGAAATGGTTGCCTCTTTCGCCTCAAGGCAAAGTACATATTTCTCCTTAAGTCAGAGAAAAGGAATGTGTGCAGGCATGAACGGACAAGACAGGAAGAGAGACTCTGTGTCTGCTAAAGGGGAGCAAGAAGAAGTCCAACCAGACTGAGGGACACtgggaaagagagacagaggaacACCCTGAAGTCCCCGAGACAGCGCTGCGTGGGTGGAGAGCGCCAGAATGTGGCTTTACAGAGGGAGGTGTGGAGGTTTCACATGAACTTGATTTCATTCGGAGGCTTTTCTTCTCTGGAGCAACTGGTTGTGCAGGGTGACTGCCTCTTAGACACAGAAGGAGACAGATACTCTGTCCTCAGGAGACCCATAACTAAAACTCTTCACCATCGCTGGAAACCTGAGAGCAGCTGGACTGTAAAGTCTGAAGAAAATTCCAGCTATAAAAGTCTGTGAGTATGAACACGTATTAGATTATGCTCGTTGTCCCAGGTTTAGATCTGGCGGAGTTTCTTTACCCTTCCAGGAACTGCTCTATGTTGTTCTTATGTTCCCCTTTCTAACGAATAAGAATttagtctttttgaatatgtttggcaaaaaaaaaagttcttttgtttatttgctattaAAGTTGAAAACAAAAGACATGACTTCAAAGAACGTTCAAGGAGTGAAACCAAACAAGGAAACGATAAGGAAActgatgtgtgattttgtgCCAGGCAAAGTCagacacgtaaaaaaaaaggaaagagaggTGGGAGCAGTCTCGGTTTATTGACACAGATAACACCGGGGTAGTTACACACGATTCGTGACTGAACtgaccagattttttttaactctgatTGATGATTAAGAAACCGCAGCAGCCCATCACCCCTCTTTTCATTCCCACACTTTCTGAGTTTGGTGACCACcgcagaagagaaaagaaagagaaagcagTCTTTAAGTCTTGGAACAAAAgtctgtgaaaaaaattaaaataaatttaataaaaatgttctccCAGAACATTCCCGTCTGAGGCGGCTCATCACGTCCGCTTAGCCCGACCTGTTATTCAAGCTCCTGTGCTATTGCCAAGATAAAGGCAGAACCATACTGTACAATCAGTATATTTGTTAATATATTTGTAAACCGTCCATTTGTTCTATTATAAGAATGTGATAGTAGGTAGCCTGACTGATTTTGatggtggtattagcctagtgggtaacacactcacctatgaaccagaagacccaggttcaaatcccgcttactaccattgtgtccctgagcaagacacttaaccctaaattgctccagggggactgtcccctgtaactactgattgtaagtctctatggataagggcgtctgataaatgccataaatgtaaatgtaaatgatggacAAACTAGTAATGTGGAAAAAACCCATTAGACTGTACCATTGCTGCCTTCGGTAAAAGATGAAAGACTGTCCTTTCACCAAAGGGTCTCGTGTGAGTCTTTGACAAGGACACTActaccacagggtggtagtagcctagtgggtaacacactcgcctatgaaccagaagacccgggttcaaatcccacttactaccattgtgtccctgagcaagacacttaaccctaagttgctccagggagactgtccctgtaattctgattgtaagtcgctctggataagggcgtctgataaatgctgtaaatgtaaatgtaaatgacactaTTGTTTGACCCCTGGGTGACCTGTCTTGTTCTGTTTCTTGACAGGCCCCCCCTCTTCCCTGTCGGCAAACATGGACACATCATCAGAGAACGATGAGGGAAGAATGCTTGAGTACCGAGAACCAGGCCGAAATGTGGAAAACCGGAGAGTCAATAACCACAGGAAACTGGCAATCGCTAGTATCATATGTGGACTGTCCTGCCTAGGCATTAAGGCTTTGATATACTCTGTCAAGGTAATTACGACAGCATCTTAAAGGGCAAACGTTATTAATAATTGTTAGGAcatggtctaggtcaggaacgtgagcaatcaggaaagagggagggaaacacCACAAACGCTTTaaccatttcatttattaaatcaaaAGGAGTACAATTCAAGCCGTAACACAAAGACaacaaagcagtcaggccacgaagaagtgcagggcatctgtctggcgAATTTCTTCCCTTCTTCCTTCTTCTCAGCAGACCCACGGCATCTTTAACAGCCTCACTCAGACAAAAAAGCGCAAATCTGCGTCAGGTATGGGAGGAGTTCtgtaattacaggctcctcctacaaaaaggaagacacaaacaagacagaacatcACCACGGGACATTACataatgaagataaaaaaaatgtcgaATTGACAGGATCCCATGGCTAATCATATAGCCAAAGCAAACCTGTGACTGGCCAGAAAAGGGTGGTTTGGTGAGACAAGTGCAACATGCAGAAGTTATAGTTCAGAATTTCTAAGCATGGGGCTGTTGTGTGTCACTAACATTTCTTCTACTTATGCATTGCCACTTAGCTGCATTACTTTAGACACAAGTCCAGTCTGTCCAGTAGGAACGTTTCTTGGAAAATCGTATCTTCCAGCTTCCATATTTTCGACCATCAGACATATTAATGATACTGTAACACTGGtaacaaataataaacataataatacatccTATAACGAATTGTCCAGCTAATATTATCACTTTTTCTTTTGACAGGCAGAAGAGTACAGATCACAGAGAAGAACTGATGAGGAAAGCGCCAACTGTGCTGAAACATATGCTGCAAAGGCCAAGAAACAGGCAATACTGTCCATCCTGGTTTGGGTGCTCATTCTCATTTTCACACCGCcgttgtttatttttatttcttatctCTTTACTCTCAAGGACTGAGCATTTTATTGGGCTCTACATTGGAAACCaggagatggttaaatgcaaacatTAATTCATTTCGCTTTCTACTCAGTCAGTTGAACCTGTGGTgtggcttttttccccccatatgAAATGCCTCTGGATTGACAGCGAAGCAGTTCAAAATCTTACATAAAACCACATTACAGAGTGGAAATGGGTCTGAACCCTCACTGCAATCTAAACAGTGCTGGAAAAGCAGGAATCCAGAACCAGACAATAGGTCAAACACACGTAAGCTGTGAAAAAGGAGGAGATGTAATAAGTTTAATTTATTGAACGAATGTTACATTCAAAACTTTATAATTTTACATTCCTGTAGCACTTGGTGTGGCAATAAACTTAAGTTTATTAAATAAGTCACACCAGAAGTACTGAAAATAATTtggttacactttttttttttttttttaacatgtatgatcatttaagaaaatgtgcttttatatCATTGTATTGCAATGTATGTTTTCaatgctattttttatttataaagaaaggctttttttgaaaaaaaaaaaaaaaaaaaaggcagttgGGACTAGTCTTTCAAGGCATGACAAGTTACAGAAAATGGACACCATAAAAAGAAAACTACAAAAACAGCATACCAAATATACATAGAACAAAAActgcacatttttataaatactAAAAGAACAATTACCTTCCTCCAATAAATTTGGACGGTTAAAATGCTTTCTCTGTGCAATACCAGTACACAATAAATCAAAGTTATCATGGTACAGAGTAAATTTAACAACTGATACAGAAAGTGATGTCATAAATGTCTCAAAACCCCAATAAAAACAGTCTGTAGTCTTTGTAAACAACgggtttcattttaaatgaaaactgatATATCTGCTTTGAAATGACAACTGAAAATACAACCATGATTACCAAAGAAATGCTCGAGTAGAGAACTAGAGAAAATACAATAGCAGAAACTGGTCAGGGCAATACAAGCATCCTGAGCACAATTGCGCTGACATTAAACAATCAACCATCTCCTATCAGATTCATTTAAGAAAAGTAAAGGCttctggaaataaaaataaaaaaaatgagaataaccataaaaaaaaaaagccatacgTAATCAACACACAAGGCACCCATGGACACAAAGGTGTAAGACACACATGTTCACTGGACATCAGAACGCATGTCTCTTACTTTCAAAGTGTTAGGACAATCAATTTAAAGAACACTGATTATTGGGATTATACACATTTTAATTGTTTCAATGGCAAGGAAAGGCAATTGATAGAGGGGTAATAAATGATGTAACAGCAAGAACTGATGTAAGCTATAActcaagacagaacatacataTTATAGCTTgcaaaacatacatacatatttacatttacatgcacacagaaCAATGTAGGAGCAAAATGTAGGGAGAAGAAATTCAAGACAAATTTAGccatggacacacacaaagTATATACACATAGGTAACATAAAAAGATCAACCCAAGTGCTATAAATATCATCGTTGCCAACAGCAAACCGCCGCCTGATTAGATTCGCTTCTCAACTGACAGCCTGATCAGCTGCCAACCAAGAATCAAGCAGGCTGAGTTTGGCACAAAGCAATGAATCAAGATCCTGCAGGGTGGGATCATCTTTAGAGGGACACCAAGTCCCACGTCTGGGTCGTCCAACAGCAGCGCCCCCTCCTGTTTTCTTCTGAATACCTCCTGAGGTACCAGCCAGAGGCTTTCGGGGCTTTCTTGCCACACCCACTTCTGGAAACTCCACAAATCGCTTCATTCGCTTTAATCCAGTCAGAGACATGGAGCCATCACGTCGGCTGACAGGATCCTCAAAGATGGTCTGAAGACGACTGAAGGTCCACATATGGAAAACCAATTGTTAGTGCTTATTCACGGAAAGTCCACATACAAGTAACAAAAATATGAGAAGCCTCTGACCTTTCTGGCGGCTTAGAAAAATTCTTATTGGTGTAGATCTCCTCCACACTGAACACCTTCTTTTTCACTCTGTAAGTAAAATGACTAAGATTACTTTGTATGCACACATCAACTGGATCaaattcatgaaaaaatatgaacacagaCCTGACAGCTTTAGGCAGGCCCATGGGTGTCAGGTTGTTAAGAGGCCTGGGTAATGCTTTGCGGATCCGGATGGCCGACACTTTGCCACGCTGCCCCTGTCTGGTGTTAtatgactgcaaaaaaaaacaaaaaaaaaaaaacaaaaaaaaaaaaacaccaaatctTTAGACACCTGAAAGGGGGAGAAATGTTTCAAAGCCCtaataaatgaaaatcatgTGAGCGgataagaaaggaaaaaaaaaaacgatgtacAATCTGCTTAATTCACACGAGAACATGTACGACTGAAATCTAATTTTATGTTTCCCTACAATGCACATTCCTCACAACATTCATTGTAGTTTCTTTGTTAAAGTTGCTTTCCAAAAACTAAATCCTGGTGTGACTGATATGCGGGGAAAAAAGGAATGCTTGTGAAAGTACTTAACTTACTTTTGCCTCAGAATCAGAATGCGCTTTTTCCTCAGGCATCTCGGTAGACTGAAGACTGAACTCACTCCTGCCACCTTCATCTACCACCTCATCTTCACTTGACTTTTGCTTGTCCTCACCCTCTGACAGAATTTGTGCATGGTCACTGCATGAGAGAAGAAAATGGGGAATAAGAATAATTCACAGCACCGGTGCACGTTCCCAATGAGAgaggtataaaaataaaaagtacactTGCCTAACACCATGCATGTGCAGTGAAACAACGAAATACATGTTCAGTTGGATTCTGACAATTTACCTGCCAAGTGAGGATAAGGTAGCTGAGGACTGCTCTGGTCTGGGAGGGGCAGCAGAAGTGAAGCCAGTGGGCAGATGCTGGGCTGAGAAGTGTGACAAAAAGGGAGAGGGTGGCGTGGAGGAGGACAGGGGAAAACCTGGGATCGGAGGGGGCGAGGAACTCTCACCGCTACGGTCTTGGTCAAGTTTCCTCGACAGAAAAGCTAGGGGGCTAGACAGGAAGCACGAGACGAGGGCTGTAAAGGAAccaggtgaggaggaggagctggagcacACTCGGGGGGAGGGGCTACCGTAGATACCTGCGCTACCCGTGGGATAGACTTCCTTGCGCAGACACAGCGGTGCGATTTCCCTTTCGATCTCCATACTACATACGGTGTGTCTGCGTACGCGTTTTTGTGAACGGGGCGGATGGGGAGGTGAATGTGGGTGCTGCTGGGGGACAGGAGGGGTTTTGTAATGTGGACGAAATGTAGGACAGGACCAGGGCCTTTCAGGGTGGTGGAGAGAGGGGATCTCAGGGCAGGAGAAGCTCCGGAGGAGCCGGTTAGAGCTGCTACCTGACAGCATGGCAGAACTGGTCCCCTCCGTTTGATCAAGAAGTTCCTTGTCTTCTTTTGGACCTCTCACCTTCGCAGAGTAGGCCTTTCTCGTGCGTTTATCTTTTCGTGGAAACCTTCTTGCCTCATTGTGACCATCCCCCGAATCATCAACTTTTCCACTGGTCGCTCTTACTCTTTTTAAGCCCATTTCTGAAGGCAATTGTGTACACGTTTCCCCTTCAGGTTCCTGCAGAAGACCTGGTTCTTTACTTTGACTGCTGTGGCCAAACTCTCTTCGGATGGGCGTGGTATGATTAAACTCCGCACATTCTTTATCCAGAGTGCGTTCACCAACTGTTCCAATCTTACCCACTCTCACCTCAGCGTCTAAGACAGCATCAGCAACACATGTCCTGCCAACATCAACACTTCTCTTTGCCTTCCATCCTGGTCGACATGCTGCGTCGCTTTGGCTGCACTCACTGAGGTGGCCCACAGCATTAGAAAAAGTCCCGTTCTGGCTTGGGCCTTTTGTCGAATAAGGattgttcttcctcttccttcctTCTGAGGTAAGCTTGATAAGAAGTCTCTTGCCAGTGGCACAACACTCACTCGCTGGTGAGCTGCCTACAAACATATTGCTGTTTGCACTTTTCAGTTTTCTGCTTCTGGTGGTTCTTTTGTCCCTACCCGCATTACAAATACTTCTAACACTGCTGCTACTACTATCTACTCTGTACTCAGGTAAAGTGGAAAAATCTGAAGACCCTGAGTATTTTTCCTTGACAACAGGACACATCCCTTCCATCCCTTGGTCTTTTAAACCGATCTCTGAGGTAGACAGattttctgattggtcagaaaGCCTCACTGTTTCCATGGCTTCTGGTTTTTGATGTCTCTCTCGATCAGGTCTTTCCATCAACTCAACAGCTTGTTGGGTCGCTGTTGGCTGGGATGATGATTTCTCAAGCATCTCCAGCTGCTCTACCAGTTTGTCTACTCTGCCACATTTGTGGTTATTTGCCTGAATTTTCCCCCCATTGGTTCTCTGAAGTGCTACTGGTTTTGTTCTCTTTGCCTTGCCGTTGCTCTCTTTTTCAGTTTGAGCTCTtgttctttgtctttttctcgTTTCTAATTGTCTTTTTTCAGTGGGTGATCCATCAACTAGATTGAAAAGACCTGCTGAGGCACAATCTAACATCTCTTCATCTACTGAGGAAGAAAGGCTTCTCTGGCTCTTGTTATTGAGCTCTCCATCGCACATTTCAACATCACCTGGAGGCTTCTGCAAACAGAATTCCGGGAAGACACTCAGTCCTTGATTGTCTAATTGTTTTCTTCCCTCATGGTCTTTTGGCTGCTCTAGGGCACCTTCGGTGAGACTAAATGAATCTGGAGGGGTATAAAATACTGATGATGAAGGACTAGAGGATATTGTATGCCCTCCATCTCTTTTGTAGCCATGTGACATACAATTGACACCCTCGTGTTCAAAGACACTTGGCAAGGCATGGTCCCTGACAGAACTGGACTTAGCCACCTCACAAACATCTTTCTTCTTCGGACTGGAGGCGGCTTTCAGTGGTAAAATATCATTGGGGTTTTGTTTTGTACGCAAGTCATTTGCTCTGTAGTCAAATTCAAGCATCTTTGTGATGTGGGAACGCTTGTCGACAATGCAGTGACCTTCTTCTTTAGGAAAACCTGAGACAACATCCACTTGTCCTTCAGCTTCCCTGTCAGTCAACCCCACGGCTATAGCTGGTGTATCACTGGGTTTGAAAAGACGCACAGGACTCATAACAATCTCGGTAAAACTTGCCATCTTGGACTTGAAAGAATGCAAAAGGGGGCCAATCACCCAGCGCTTGACTGGTGGTGGGCTTTCAGGGCAGTTCTCCATTTCTGACTGCTTCCCTGTAGTGGTTTCATCCATTCTTCTCATGGTAGTGGCTTTAGCCTTTTTCCTCTTTTGGATCTGAAGATCTTTGTGCCTTTAGTAAGAAGGAAAGATAAGTAttcaggaaaaagaaaacacaacatgcatggaTGCTAAAAAGTGATCGAGGGTGGTCTGATTTGGCCAACCTGCTTAGTGTTGTCTTGTCACAGGATCTTGATACGGTCTGGGGACAAATGGAAAATCAAAACACTTAACAAACATACTGTTTACTTGTGATGGAAAACGTTTCAGGACATTTGGAATTCTGTCAAATGCAAACTTAATTCCGGAACATTCTTTTAACTGCAGTATGAGAGTTCagtgaaaatgtaatgtaattacatttaatgaataTTTTCCTCATTCAATACCACGCACATAAGCATCCTGCAGTATAGCCAGGTCGGCTCATGTAAGTGATTATTATGAATCTCATGCAAATTTTTAATGCTCAAGCAACAAGAATTATGACAGGTTTACCATGCTGTAATCCTTTTGGGTCTGGATATTAGATATTACTTGAGCAGGTATGAGTTTAGTCCCATTTCTGCTTTGAACCCGAGATGCCCGTTGCCTCCCACTCTTCGTGTTAGCTCCTCTTTGCTCCCCATGGTCACAGCTGAGgaaggaaaatgtaaaatgtacagatGTGAAGCATGGAATTCCTGCTCCTGGGAGGTTTCTgcaaaaaccaaaaccaaacacagcaaaaacatttccattggCCAAAACTTTGGAAGATGGCAAGTACTTTATTTTAGATGCATTGAATGCATTCGtcaaaaatgtatgtttagACTAACAGTTAGTAGTAGAAAGAAGTCATTGAGAGAAAGAAATCATGTTTCAGAGTCACATTTAATAGAACGTGAGCTAAGCCCTGAGAAC
Protein-coding regions in this window:
- the prr14 gene encoding uncharacterized protein prr14 isoform X1, giving the protein MQIGGHTGNMLTITPELVPQIVRPMEGDAQSSLPSLCTPSHGDSDPQIPSHSYPSFSCDHGEQRGANTKSGRQRASRVQSRNGTKLIPAQVISNIQTQKDYSMTVSRSCDKTTLSRHKDLQIQKRKKAKATTMRRMDETTTGKQSEMENCPESPPPVKRWVIGPLLHSFKSKMASFTEIVMSPVRLFKPSDTPAIAVGLTDREAEGQVDVVSGFPKEEGHCIVDKRSHITKMLEFDYRANDLRTKQNPNDILPLKAASSPKKKDVCEVAKSSSVRDHALPSVFEHEGVNCMSHGYKRDGGHTISSSPSSSVFYTPPDSFSLTEGALEQPKDHEGRKQLDNQGLSVFPEFCLQKPPGDVEMCDGELNNKSQRSLSSSVDEEMLDCASAGLFNLVDGSPTEKRQLETRKRQRTRAQTEKESNGKAKRTKPVALQRTNGGKIQANNHKCGRVDKLVEQLEMLEKSSSQPTATQQAVELMERPDRERHQKPEAMETVRLSDQSENLSTSEIGLKDQGMEGMCPVVKEKYSGSSDFSTLPEYRVDSSSSSVRSICNAGRDKRTTRSRKLKSANSNMFVGSSPASECCATGKRLLIKLTSEGRKRKNNPYSTKGPSQNGTFSNAVGHLSECSQSDAACRPGWKAKRSVDVGRTCVADAVLDAEVRVGKIGTVGERTLDKECAEFNHTTPIRREFGHSSQSKEPGLLQEPEGETCTQLPSEMGLKRVRATSGKVDDSGDGHNEARRFPRKDKRTRKAYSAKVRGPKEDKELLDQTEGTSSAMLSGSSSNRLLRSFSCPEIPSLHHPERPWSCPTFRPHYKTPPVPQQHPHSPPHPPRSQKRVRRHTVCSMEIEREIAPLCLRKEVYPTGSAGIYGSPSPRVCSSSSSSPGSFTALVSCFLSSPLAFLSRKLDQDRSGESSSPPPIPGFPLSSSTPPSPFLSHFSAQHLPTGFTSAAPPRPEQSSATLSSLGSDHAQILSEGEDKQKSSEDEVVDEGGRSEFSLQSTEMPEEKAHSDSEAKSYNTRQGQRGKVSAIRIRKALPRPLNNLTPMGLPKAVRVKKKVFSVEEIYTNKNFSKPPESRLQTIFEDPVSRRDGSMSLTGLKRMKRFVEFPEVGVARKPRKPLAGTSGGIQKKTGGGAAVGRPRRGTWCPSKDDPTLQDLDSLLCAKLSLLDSWLAADQAVS
- the prr14 gene encoding uncharacterized protein prr14 isoform X2, which translates into the protein MTVSRSCDKTTLSRHKDLQIQKRKKAKATTMRRMDETTTGKQSEMENCPESPPPVKRWVIGPLLHSFKSKMASFTEIVMSPVRLFKPSDTPAIAVGLTDREAEGQVDVVSGFPKEEGHCIVDKRSHITKMLEFDYRANDLRTKQNPNDILPLKAASSPKKKDVCEVAKSSSVRDHALPSVFEHEGVNCMSHGYKRDGGHTISSSPSSSVFYTPPDSFSLTEGALEQPKDHEGRKQLDNQGLSVFPEFCLQKPPGDVEMCDGELNNKSQRSLSSSVDEEMLDCASAGLFNLVDGSPTEKRQLETRKRQRTRAQTEKESNGKAKRTKPVALQRTNGGKIQANNHKCGRVDKLVEQLEMLEKSSSQPTATQQAVELMERPDRERHQKPEAMETVRLSDQSENLSTSEIGLKDQGMEGMCPVVKEKYSGSSDFSTLPEYRVDSSSSSVRSICNAGRDKRTTRSRKLKSANSNMFVGSSPASECCATGKRLLIKLTSEGRKRKNNPYSTKGPSQNGTFSNAVGHLSECSQSDAACRPGWKAKRSVDVGRTCVADAVLDAEVRVGKIGTVGERTLDKECAEFNHTTPIRREFGHSSQSKEPGLLQEPEGETCTQLPSEMGLKRVRATSGKVDDSGDGHNEARRFPRKDKRTRKAYSAKVRGPKEDKELLDQTEGTSSAMLSGSSSNRLLRSFSCPEIPSLHHPERPWSCPTFRPHYKTPPVPQQHPHSPPHPPRSQKRVRRHTVCSMEIEREIAPLCLRKEVYPTGSAGIYGSPSPRVCSSSSSSPGSFTALVSCFLSSPLAFLSRKLDQDRSGESSSPPPIPGFPLSSSTPPSPFLSHFSAQHLPTGFTSAAPPRPEQSSATLSSLGSDHAQILSEGEDKQKSSEDEVVDEGGRSEFSLQSTEMPEEKAHSDSEAKSYNTRQGQRGKVSAIRIRKALPRPLNNLTPMGLPKAVRVKKKVFSVEEIYTNKNFSKPPESRLQTIFEDPVSRRDGSMSLTGLKRMKRFVEFPEVGVARKPRKPLAGTSGGIQKKTGGGAAVGRPRRGTWCPSKDDPTLQDLDSLLCAKLSLLDSWLAADQAVS